In Nostoc sp. GT001, a genomic segment contains:
- a CDS encoding EF-hand domain-containing protein: MATEQELQSLFNTLDSDRDGKVSINDLFLSPGLSAIISSETNTTSPQELLVNYDSDKDGSITFEELKEAVEKANNLN; this comes from the coding sequence ATGGCAACCGAGCAAGAGCTTCAATCTCTTTTTAATACCTTAGATAGCGATCGAGACGGCAAAGTATCCATTAATGATCTTTTTTTAAGTCCTGGCTTAAGTGCAATCATCTCATCAGAAACAAATACCACTAGTCCCCAGGAATTACTAGTAAATTATGATTCAGACAAAGACGGTAGTATTACCTTTGAAGAGTTAAAGGAAGCAGTTGAGAAAGCAAATAATTTAAACTAG